One window of the Dehalococcoidia bacterium genome contains the following:
- a CDS encoding CehA/McbA family metallohydrolase, with protein MAKLTGSITDSDTGEPVAARVRVVASTGQFVHPDAAILKVGTGDPFFYSDGTFDVDVPRGALQVVVERGTEYVPAQIDLDAPSRGTIEANITLKRWTDLGDRGWHPGNTHIHYDEKETRPDERLMLDPRVEDLRMTAVSILKRWDLEYANNKYPTGMLTEFSSAHHYVECGEENRHNFETWGMGYGHIMLLNIRNVVDPVSRGLLVDTFDPDYPPLSYACDDAHRQGGIVIWCHNGQGMEAPVAAALGKLDAFNLFDPHWNDVEYDIYYRMLNAGLRLPASTGSDWFICSANRVYAYTGGEFEYPDWLDALTSGRTFITNGPALSLEVDGQGPGAEVSTTPGGTLSVAATWQSHRPIARSEIVFNGQVVAGEVFPDGSTNGRLEIDLPVSSDGWIAARLAGAHRDSFHQPVFAHTSPVYIQAGAASLERSDAARQFADGIDRDLDRIRVRGRFYNDNQRREIEDLYRHGQQVYLDMLR; from the coding sequence TTGGCCAAACTCACAGGCTCGATAACCGACTCTGACACCGGCGAACCAGTCGCTGCACGAGTACGAGTGGTCGCGTCTACCGGCCAGTTCGTCCACCCCGACGCAGCCATCCTGAAGGTCGGCACCGGCGACCCGTTCTTCTACTCGGACGGCACTTTTGACGTCGACGTGCCCCGAGGTGCGTTGCAGGTCGTCGTGGAGCGCGGCACCGAGTACGTCCCGGCGCAGATCGATCTCGACGCCCCATCCCGTGGCACGATCGAAGCTAACATCACGCTGAAGCGATGGACCGATCTCGGAGATCGCGGCTGGCACCCCGGCAACACGCACATCCACTACGACGAGAAGGAGACACGGCCAGACGAGCGGCTCATGCTCGACCCTCGCGTCGAGGATCTGCGCATGACCGCAGTCAGCATCCTGAAGCGGTGGGACCTCGAGTACGCCAACAACAAGTACCCGACCGGTATGCTCACCGAGTTCTCATCGGCCCACCACTACGTGGAGTGCGGCGAGGAGAACCGGCACAACTTCGAGACGTGGGGGATGGGCTACGGCCACATCATGCTGCTGAACATCCGAAACGTCGTCGACCCCGTCAGCCGCGGCCTGCTGGTCGACACTTTCGACCCGGACTACCCTCCCCTGAGCTACGCCTGCGACGACGCGCACAGGCAGGGAGGCATCGTGATCTGGTGTCACAACGGACAGGGCATGGAGGCGCCCGTGGCCGCAGCGCTGGGCAAGCTCGATGCCTTCAACCTGTTCGACCCTCACTGGAACGACGTCGAGTACGACATCTACTACCGGATGCTGAACGCCGGCCTCCGGCTGCCCGCATCCACAGGCTCGGACTGGTTCATCTGCAGCGCGAACCGCGTGTACGCCTACACCGGCGGGGAGTTCGAGTACCCCGACTGGCTCGACGCTCTGACGAGCGGGCGCACGTTCATCACCAACGGCCCTGCCCTGTCGCTTGAGGTCGATGGCCAGGGGCCCGGCGCAGAGGTCTCCACGACGCCCGGAGGAACGCTGTCAGTTGCGGCGACCTGGCAGTCGCATCGACCGATCGCACGGTCGGAGATCGTCTTCAACGGGCAGGTGGTCGCAGGAGAGGTGTTCCCGGACGGCTCCACGAACGGTCGGCTTGAGATCGACCTGCCCGTCTCGTCCGATGGCTGGATCGCCGCCCGGCTCGCAGGAGCGCACCGAGACAGCTTCCACCAGCCGGTGTTCGCCCACACTAGCCCGGTCTATATCCAGGCCGGAGCCGCAAGCCTAGAACGCTCCGACGCCGCCCGTCAGTTCGCCGACGGCATCGACCGCGACCTCGACCGCATCCGCGTCAGGGGCAGGTTCTACAACGACAACCAGCGCCGCGAGATCGAAGACCTCTACCGCCACGGCCAGCAGGTGTACCTCGACATGCTGAGGTAG
- a CDS encoding serine hydrolase yields MATMTAADMDRVRATAASLIDEYHLPGMSIGVVSSDGILYAEGFGYAEIETRRPQGPRLRQRIGSITKTMVGLCAMALVEEGKLRLNDRVVDRLPDISFTGPAEAVYVRHLMTHTNGIGEAPSMDYYLDTGAALWSNSVAPVPVTEAYADGINIEAPPGTKWAYANHAFALLGEIISRIEGQRIEEVLRERIFDPLSMASSDCYDLMHPDLTIGYHHGPSHDDLDVMALLGKEPPEEQTVDGYNIRGDYVYVGPRAAGAVQSTIHDMAKYASALLQKGAGIVSPETFDMMTSPQWCPDDRLMSLGLTFMRDEQFGLRSIGHGGGVSGGWNTHINVFPSEDLAVLVHINIYSDSSNEVFSRIIQAVLDAPVADLSGCTPNPAVLDAVTGVYEPPPGFLTSYRIIRGTGRIQITAKDGELELRSRRGPWREGVRLAQPDASDSSFFILDTGEPDPPGLVLESGVPTTIHMDRMSLVKNESLSPWA; encoded by the coding sequence ATGGCCACAATGACCGCGGCGGACATGGACCGAGTTCGTGCTACGGCTGCCAGTCTCATCGACGAATATCATCTGCCCGGCATGTCGATAGGCGTGGTGTCGTCAGACGGCATCCTCTACGCGGAAGGCTTCGGCTACGCGGAGATCGAGACCAGGCGCCCGCAGGGTCCACGACTCAGGCAGCGAATCGGCTCGATCACCAAGACGATGGTCGGCCTGTGCGCGATGGCGCTGGTCGAAGAGGGCAAGCTGCGCCTCAATGACCGCGTCGTCGACAGGCTTCCCGACATCAGCTTCACAGGTCCCGCCGAGGCCGTGTACGTCAGGCACCTGATGACCCACACCAACGGCATAGGTGAGGCGCCCAGCATGGACTACTACCTCGACACGGGCGCGGCCCTGTGGTCGAACAGCGTAGCGCCCGTGCCAGTGACGGAGGCCTACGCCGACGGCATCAATATCGAGGCCCCGCCAGGAACGAAGTGGGCGTACGCCAACCACGCATTCGCGCTGCTCGGAGAGATCATCTCCAGGATAGAGGGGCAGCGCATCGAGGAAGTCCTCCGGGAGCGGATCTTCGACCCGCTGAGCATGGCAAGCTCCGACTGCTACGACCTGATGCACCCCGACCTAACCATCGGGTACCATCACGGGCCATCCCATGACGACCTCGACGTGATGGCGCTGCTCGGGAAAGAGCCTCCCGAAGAGCAGACCGTCGACGGGTACAACATTCGCGGCGACTACGTGTACGTCGGCCCCCGAGCCGCGGGCGCGGTGCAGTCCACCATCCACGACATGGCCAAGTACGCCTCCGCGCTGCTTCAGAAGGGCGCGGGAATCGTCAGCCCTGAGACCTTCGACATGATGACGTCGCCCCAGTGGTGCCCGGACGACCGTCTGATGAGTCTCGGCCTGACCTTCATGCGGGACGAGCAGTTCGGACTGCGCAGCATCGGTCACGGCGGAGGCGTCTCGGGCGGCTGGAACACCCACATCAACGTCTTCCCGTCCGAAGACCTTGCGGTGCTCGTGCACATCAACATCTACTCTGACAGCTCCAACGAGGTCTTCTCCAGGATCATCCAGGCCGTGCTGGACGCCCCGGTTGCGGACCTGTCAGGATGCACGCCAAACCCGGCGGTGCTTGACGCCGTCACAGGCGTGTACGAGCCCCCACCGGGGTTCCTGACCAGCTACCGCATCATCAGGGGCACAGGACGAATCCAGATCACTGCCAAAGACGGGGAGCTCGAGCTTCGCTCACGGCGCGGACCCTGGCGAGAGGGAGTGCGCCTTGCTCAGCCCGACGCCAGCGATTCCAGCTTCTTCATACTGGACACCGGCGAGCCCGACCCGCCGGGACTCGTGTTAGAGAGCGGCGTGCCAACGACCATCCACATGGACCGGATGAGCTTGGTCAAGAACGAAAGCCTCAGCCCTTGGGCCTGA
- a CDS encoding LLM class flavin-dependent oxidoreductase yields the protein MGDIGIMGLRPPGGSWRDTLDLAERADSLGYSCITTGEAWGEDAFTSLAQIAAVTSRIRIGTSIVPIFARSPSNIAMTAGNMDLMSEGRFFLGLGASGQLVIEDFHGETFSKPLTRMREYIDIIRKAIAGQRIDHEGEFFKTQRFRLRFRTYRESIPIYIASLSPPSLRLTGELADGWLPIFLAPTRMDAAIAELKAGAESAGRSLDDITMSPQVSAYVTDDIPAARDTERPHIAFYIGGMGVFYHQYMHRIGFGEESDRIREAFLSRERERAASLVTDEMVDAMTIIGNPEECRDQMQTFFDAGVDEIRLVLNEPDMDSYVRVVEALAPGSA from the coding sequence ATGGGCGACATAGGAATCATGGGACTGAGGCCTCCGGGCGGAAGCTGGCGGGACACGCTGGACCTGGCGGAACGAGCCGATAGCCTGGGCTACAGCTGCATCACGACAGGTGAGGCCTGGGGCGAGGACGCGTTCACGTCGCTGGCGCAGATCGCGGCTGTTACATCGCGGATCAGGATCGGTACCAGCATCGTGCCGATCTTCGCGCGCTCGCCGTCGAACATAGCGATGACTGCGGGCAACATGGACCTGATGTCCGAGGGCCGGTTCTTCCTAGGACTCGGCGCGAGCGGTCAGCTCGTTATCGAGGACTTCCATGGCGAGACGTTCAGCAAGCCGCTGACGCGAATGCGTGAGTACATAGACATCATCCGCAAGGCCATCGCTGGCCAGCGGATCGACCACGAGGGCGAGTTCTTCAAGACGCAGCGGTTCAGGCTCCGGTTCAGGACGTACCGCGAGAGCATTCCGATCTACATTGCGTCGCTCAGTCCTCCGAGCCTGCGACTCACCGGAGAGCTCGCCGACGGCTGGCTGCCCATCTTTCTCGCGCCGACGCGTATGGACGCTGCGATCGCTGAGTTGAAGGCAGGGGCCGAGTCGGCGGGTCGCTCACTCGACGACATCACCATGTCGCCGCAGGTGTCGGCGTATGTCACGGACGACATACCGGCCGCGCGCGACACCGAACGTCCGCACATCGCCTTCTACATAGGCGGCATGGGCGTGTTCTACCACCAGTACATGCACCGGATCGGGTTCGGCGAGGAGTCCGACAGGATTCGTGAGGCGTTCCTGTCTCGTGAAAGGGAGCGCGCGGCGAGCCTGGTCACCGACGAGATGGTGGACGCTATGACCATCATCGGCAACCCCGAAGAGTGCCGCGACCAGATGCAGACGTTCTTCGACGCCGGAGTGGACGAGATCAGGCTGGTGCTCAATGAGCCCGACATGGACTCCTACGTCCGTGTGGTGGAGGCGCTGGCCCCGGGGTCAGCTTAA